The Chloroflexus aggregans DSM 9485 genome segment CCCGGCAGCGGCCGGCGACCCTCGTCCTGCTGGTACGTGGCATTGCCACAGGCGAGTCGACCGCGCGCTTCTCCCGCGAACTTGGGATCTCGCGCAAGCAATTGGATACGCTGCGCCTGCGTGTCCAAACCAACGTGGGGGAAACCGCACCCACCGACGTGATGGACGGGACCGAGTTTGAAGCGGATGAACTGTATCAGAATGCGGGGAAAAAAGGTACGCCGCAGCGCGATCCAGACGATCCGCCGCGCCGACGGGCGAACAAACGACCGGGTCGCGGCACCGACGCCAATGATCGCCCGCCGATCGTGAGCATCATGTCCCGCACCACGAAGGAACATCGCTACTGGGTGGCCGAGACCACCACCAAAGACGAATTGCACCCGTTGGTACGCGAGAACGTGCCCGCCGGGAGCACCGTCTGGTTCTCCACCGATGAACGCGCCAGTTATGCGGGCAGTCATCCGCAGCATGGCACGGTCTGCCACAGCCG includes the following:
- a CDS encoding transposase, yielding MIDFPITDLLDDASCLQWLEQHLHPDGVVCPQCGRADRRLFVRNQAFPGYRCRACATYYTILTGTAFEKTRQRPATLVLLVRGIATGESTARFSRELGISRKQLDTLRLRVQTNVGETAPTDVMDGTEFEADELYQNAGKKGTPQRDPDDPPRRRANKRPGRGTDANDRPPIVSIMSRTTKEHRYWVAETTTKDELHPLVRENVPAGSTVWFSTDERASYAGSHPQHGTVCHSRHAWARDDDGDGRREVHCNTCEGRGAALRTYLRPFRGTRERARREHRLVLHR